A single genomic interval of Microbacterium sp. zg-Y1090 harbors:
- a CDS encoding Trp biosynthesis-associated membrane protein, producing the protein MRRARLLAVLATVIGGGVAVIASTQTWLDVTLDDGAAHTLAVPGASAVPVLAPLGLTALALGLALTVVGPVLRYVFGVIALAAGGMLLALVWSVAVNPPVSAVASTVTEATGLSGLGAVSSLVARIDATVWPWAGLAGSLLITAAGIITLATAHRWRGAGRRYRADTTVPGPAASRPHDAIDSWDDLSHGADPTA; encoded by the coding sequence ATGCGGCGCGCCCGACTGCTCGCGGTGCTCGCCACCGTGATCGGCGGCGGTGTCGCGGTCATCGCGTCCACCCAGACCTGGCTCGACGTCACCCTCGACGACGGCGCCGCCCACACCCTCGCGGTGCCCGGCGCCTCGGCGGTGCCGGTGCTCGCTCCACTGGGTTTGACGGCCCTGGCGCTGGGGCTGGCCCTCACCGTCGTCGGCCCGGTGCTGCGGTACGTCTTCGGCGTCATCGCGCTGGCCGCGGGCGGCATGCTCCTCGCGCTCGTCTGGTCCGTCGCCGTGAACCCCCCGGTGTCGGCCGTGGCCTCGACGGTGACCGAGGCGACCGGGCTCAGCGGGCTCGGCGCGGTGTCGTCCCTGGTCGCCCGCATCGACGCCACGGTGTGGCCGTGGGCCGGCCTCGCCGGATCCCTGCTCATCACCGCCGCCGGCATCATCACGCTCGCCACGGCGCACCGCTGGCGGGGCGCCGGCCGCCGCTACCGCGCCGACACGACCGTCCCCGGCCCCGCGGCATCCCGCCCCCATGACGCGATCGACTCGTGGGACGACCTGTCCCACGGCGCGGACCCGACTGCCTGA
- a CDS encoding RsmB/NOP family class I SAM-dependent RNA methyltransferase, whose product MSGATLARRVAFETLRGVHESDAYANLLLPREIRAAGLTPADAGLATELTYGTLRRQGTYDAIIAAAADRSPDDIDPPVLDALRLGVHQLLSTRVASHAAVNESVALARDAAGQGAAGFVNAVLRRVSRETPGDWMQRITAAARSDDERLGLQYAHPVWVIRALRRALAAEGRADELDDLLAADNASPQVTMAALPGLAEIPADAQRTPYSPFGFRSGGGAPEALISRAGGRIRVQDEGSQLAALALVAAAPVRQGERWLDLCAGPGGKTAILAAEALERGAHLEANEPSAVRARLVRDSVAGIPVEVPVSETDGRERAAATPGAYDRILVDAPCTGLGALRRRPEARWRKSPADIPELTDLQLGLASAAVGALRPGGILAYVTCSPHLAETAAITAELRRAFGDEVTELDARAIVSSASRTPLDLPPQTDGSGRAQLWPHRHGTDAMSITLLQRR is encoded by the coding sequence ATGAGCGGCGCGACCCTCGCGCGCCGGGTGGCGTTCGAAACCCTCCGCGGCGTGCACGAATCCGACGCGTACGCGAATCTGCTGCTGCCGCGGGAGATCCGAGCGGCGGGCCTGACGCCGGCCGACGCAGGGCTGGCGACCGAGCTCACCTACGGCACCCTCCGCCGCCAGGGGACCTACGACGCGATCATCGCCGCCGCCGCCGACCGCTCGCCCGACGACATCGACCCGCCGGTGCTCGATGCGCTGCGGCTGGGCGTGCACCAGCTGCTGTCCACACGGGTGGCCTCGCACGCCGCGGTGAATGAGTCCGTCGCGCTCGCGCGTGACGCCGCCGGCCAGGGCGCGGCCGGTTTCGTCAACGCGGTGCTGCGGCGGGTGTCGCGGGAGACCCCCGGCGACTGGATGCAGCGCATCACCGCCGCCGCCCGCTCGGACGACGAGCGGCTGGGGCTGCAGTACGCGCACCCGGTCTGGGTGATCAGGGCGCTGCGACGTGCACTGGCCGCCGAGGGGCGCGCCGACGAGCTCGACGACCTGCTCGCGGCCGACAACGCCTCGCCACAGGTCACGATGGCGGCGCTGCCGGGACTGGCGGAGATCCCCGCCGACGCGCAGCGCACCCCGTATTCGCCCTTCGGCTTCCGCTCGGGCGGCGGTGCCCCCGAGGCGCTGATCTCTCGCGCCGGTGGCCGCATCCGCGTGCAGGACGAGGGCTCGCAGCTCGCGGCGCTCGCCCTGGTCGCCGCGGCTCCGGTGCGGCAGGGGGAGCGCTGGCTCGACCTGTGCGCCGGCCCCGGCGGCAAGACGGCGATCCTCGCCGCCGAGGCGCTGGAGCGCGGCGCGCACCTCGAGGCCAACGAGCCCTCCGCCGTGCGCGCCCGCCTCGTGCGGGACTCCGTCGCGGGCATCCCCGTGGAGGTGCCCGTCAGCGAGACCGACGGACGCGAGCGTGCGGCCGCGACACCCGGGGCGTACGACCGCATCCTCGTCGATGCGCCGTGCACGGGGCTCGGAGCGCTGCGTCGCCGACCCGAAGCACGGTGGCGCAAGAGCCCGGCGGACATCCCCGAGCTCACCGACCTGCAGCTGGGGCTCGCCTCGGCCGCGGTCGGGGCACTGCGCCCCGGCGGCATCCTCGCCTACGTGACGTGCTCCCCGCATCTGGCGGAGACGGCCGCGATCACCGCGGAGCTGCGCCGTGCGTTCGGCGACGAGGTGACGGAGCTCGACGCGCGCGCCATCGTGTCGTCGGCGTCCCGCACCCCGCTGGATCTGCCCCCGCAGACCGACGGCTCCGGCCGCGCGCAGCTGTGGCCGCACCGCCACGGCACCGACGCGATGTCGATCACGCTGCTGCAGCGTCGCTGA
- the hisI gene encoding phosphoribosyl-AMP cyclohydrolase, whose translation MTDDLDARIARVRFDEQGLVAAIIQQWDTGEVLMLAWMDAEALRRTLTTGRVTFWSRSRQEYWRKGDTSGHIQLVRGARLDCDGDAVLVQVEQVGAACHTGTRTCFDADDLHPVTETP comes from the coding sequence ATGACCGACGATCTCGACGCCCGCATCGCGCGCGTGCGATTCGACGAGCAGGGGCTGGTCGCCGCGATCATCCAGCAGTGGGACACCGGTGAGGTGCTCATGCTGGCGTGGATGGATGCCGAGGCGCTGCGCCGCACGCTGACCACCGGCCGGGTGACCTTCTGGTCCCGCTCTCGTCAGGAGTACTGGCGCAAGGGCGACACCTCGGGCCACATCCAGCTCGTGCGCGGGGCGCGGCTCGATTGCGATGGCGACGCCGTGCTCGTGCAGGTCGAGCAGGTCGGCGCGGCATGCCACACCGGCACGCGCACCTGCTTCGACGCCGACGATCTGCACCCCGTGACGGAGACGCCGTGA
- a CDS encoding primosomal protein N', which produces MTTRRVARVLIDSPLPQLDRLFDYEVPDELVSAVTPGVRVRVPLRTAGRLVDAYVIEVDEADAAGRPLSRVDSVISTVAVLPPGLYALARRAADRAAGSASDILRLAIPKRMVRAEKTWLAAGPVTAPVVADADVAWSADVLATFPGLAEALLDGERLALDAPPHPVTLASGETVGAWAQLLAAAAVRTLAAGRSAVLVVPDHRDQGQLEQALAARVPAGALVRDDARRSGPERYASYLRVLTDQPCIVVGNRSTVYAPVHAPGLVAIWDDGDPLLAEPLSPGVHARDAALVRQELDGAALLFAGHTRTTDAERLVAIGWVRDVPARRRTSPRVVLSATREGEAQGARVPSSAFAAAREGLAAGPVLVQVSRPGYAPVLVCADCRTPARCPHCAGPLRARRPGAVPECAVCGRNAPAWKCANCESTRLRMASAGSERTADELGRAFPNTRVIVADGVHPVTHVDAKPALVIATRGAEPIAAGGYRAVVLLDGDRMLMADDLRIGESCLRWWSNAAALAAPGAPVHLVSVTGAVARALATWTQAAYARTELAERAPLHMPPVVRVATVDGSTEAVRTCLDTLRADVPTLTDEAILGPVSTEAGARAVVRFDYGLGRAVAESLRSAVVADALRARRSAKGRPGPARATLRVRVDVPDLDL; this is translated from the coding sequence ATGACCACCCGACGCGTGGCGCGCGTGCTCATCGATTCGCCCCTGCCGCAGCTGGACCGGCTGTTCGACTACGAGGTCCCCGACGAACTGGTGTCCGCCGTGACGCCCGGTGTCCGCGTGCGCGTGCCGCTGCGCACGGCAGGCCGTCTCGTCGACGCGTACGTGATCGAGGTCGACGAAGCGGATGCCGCAGGGCGCCCGCTGTCGCGGGTGGATTCGGTGATCTCCACCGTGGCGGTGCTGCCGCCCGGGCTGTATGCGCTCGCCCGCCGTGCGGCCGATCGTGCGGCGGGATCCGCATCGGACATCCTGCGATTGGCGATCCCCAAGCGCATGGTGCGCGCCGAGAAGACGTGGCTCGCCGCAGGCCCGGTCACCGCACCCGTCGTCGCCGACGCGGACGTCGCCTGGTCCGCCGACGTGCTGGCGACGTTCCCCGGCCTCGCCGAGGCGCTCCTCGACGGCGAGCGCCTCGCCCTCGACGCCCCGCCGCATCCGGTGACGCTCGCATCGGGGGAGACCGTCGGAGCGTGGGCTCAGCTGCTGGCCGCGGCGGCCGTCCGCACGCTGGCCGCTGGGCGCAGTGCGGTGCTGGTCGTGCCCGACCACCGCGACCAGGGCCAGCTCGAACAGGCCCTCGCCGCTCGCGTTCCCGCCGGCGCACTCGTGCGTGACGACGCGCGGCGGTCGGGCCCCGAGCGCTACGCCTCGTACCTGCGCGTGCTCACCGACCAGCCCTGCATCGTGGTGGGCAATCGCTCGACCGTGTACGCGCCGGTGCACGCGCCCGGGCTGGTGGCGATCTGGGACGACGGCGATCCGCTGCTCGCCGAGCCGCTGAGTCCCGGCGTGCATGCCCGTGACGCCGCCCTGGTGCGCCAGGAGCTCGACGGCGCCGCCCTGCTCTTCGCCGGGCACACCCGCACCACCGACGCGGAGCGCCTCGTCGCGATCGGCTGGGTGCGGGACGTGCCCGCCCGCCGGCGCACGAGTCCGCGCGTCGTGCTCTCGGCCACACGCGAAGGAGAGGCCCAGGGCGCGCGGGTGCCGTCTTCCGCCTTCGCGGCCGCGCGGGAGGGACTGGCCGCCGGTCCCGTCCTCGTGCAGGTGTCGCGCCCCGGGTATGCGCCCGTGCTCGTCTGCGCGGACTGCCGCACACCTGCCCGCTGCCCCCACTGCGCCGGCCCCCTGCGCGCGCGTCGCCCCGGCGCCGTGCCCGAGTGCGCGGTGTGCGGCCGCAACGCCCCCGCCTGGAAGTGCGCGAACTGCGAGAGCACGCGACTGCGCATGGCGTCGGCGGGGAGCGAGCGCACCGCCGACGAGCTGGGGAGGGCTTTCCCGAACACGCGTGTCATCGTCGCCGACGGCGTGCATCCCGTGACGCACGTCGACGCCAAGCCCGCCCTCGTGATCGCCACCCGGGGAGCGGAGCCGATCGCAGCGGGCGGCTACCGCGCGGTCGTCCTGCTCGACGGCGACCGCATGCTCATGGCCGACGACCTGCGCATCGGCGAATCGTGCCTGCGGTGGTGGTCCAACGCGGCCGCGCTGGCCGCCCCCGGCGCCCCCGTGCATCTCGTGAGCGTCACGGGCGCCGTCGCGCGGGCACTGGCCACGTGGACCCAGGCCGCCTACGCCCGCACCGAACTCGCCGAACGCGCACCGCTGCACATGCCCCCCGTGGTGCGCGTGGCCACCGTCGACGGCTCCACCGAGGCGGTGCGGACGTGCCTCGACACCCTGCGTGCGGACGTCCCCACCCTCACCGACGAGGCGATCCTGGGTCCGGTGAGCACCGAAGCCGGCGCGCGCGCGGTGGTGCGCTTCGACTACGGACTGGGCCGCGCCGTCGCCGAATCCCTGCGCTCGGCGGTCGTCGCCGACGCGCTGCGCGCACGACGCTCCGCGAAGGGACGCCCGGGCCCGGCCCGTGCGACCCTGAGAGTACGCGTCGACGTCCCCGACCTGGATCTGTAA
- the trpC gene encoding indole-3-glycerol phosphate synthase TrpC codes for MLAGLTAGAVEDAEERARLRPLAEVETLALAQPPARDALSALAPADRVKIIAEVKRASPSRGDLAEIPDPAYQASLYEAGGASAISVLTEGRRFKGSLADLEAVKAAVSLPVLRKDFIATPYQVLEARASGADLVLLIVAALDQPLLARLHDMVLELGMTPLAETHSLVEVQRAADIGARLVGVNARDLSTFELDRDLFGRLAEHLPADAVKIAESAVLTPADVAHYRGAGADVVLIGEALVTGDPVATLTAFLEAGS; via the coding sequence ATGCTCGCGGGCCTGACGGCCGGCGCGGTGGAGGATGCCGAAGAGCGCGCCCGACTGCGGCCGCTCGCCGAGGTCGAGACGCTCGCCCTCGCTCAGCCTCCCGCGCGTGACGCGCTGAGCGCTCTGGCGCCGGCGGACCGCGTCAAGATCATCGCCGAGGTCAAGCGTGCGAGCCCTTCGCGCGGCGACCTGGCGGAGATCCCCGATCCCGCCTACCAGGCCTCGCTCTACGAGGCCGGGGGAGCGAGCGCGATCTCGGTGCTGACAGAGGGGCGCCGCTTCAAGGGCAGCCTCGCCGACCTCGAGGCGGTCAAGGCCGCCGTGTCGCTGCCGGTGCTGCGCAAGGACTTCATCGCGACGCCCTACCAGGTGCTCGAAGCCAGGGCGTCGGGGGCTGACCTCGTGCTGCTGATCGTCGCGGCCCTCGACCAGCCGCTGCTCGCGCGGCTGCACGACATGGTGCTCGAACTGGGCATGACGCCGCTGGCCGAGACCCACTCCCTCGTCGAGGTGCAGCGCGCGGCCGACATCGGCGCGCGCCTGGTCGGCGTCAACGCCCGCGACCTGTCGACCTTCGAACTCGACCGCGACCTCTTCGGCCGCCTCGCCGAGCACCTCCCGGCGGATGCCGTGAAGATCGCCGAGTCCGCCGTGCTCACCCCCGCCGACGTCGCCCACTACCGTGGCGCCGGCGCCGACGTCGTCCTCATCGGGGAGGCGCTGGTCACCGGCGACCCCGTGGCGACCCTCACTGCTTTCCTGGAGGCCGGCTCATGA
- the hisG gene encoding ATP phosphoribosyltransferase, whose amino-acid sequence MLRIAVPNKGSLADTAADMLAEAGYTGRRDPKDLHVIDPVNEVEFFYLRPKDIATYVGSGALDVGITGRDLLLDARMPGAREIEALGFGASTFRFAGPPGRFTALADLDGLRVATAYPGLVDAYLDERGVAVDLVPLDGAVESAVQLGVADAVADVVSTGTTLRQAGLEIFGPVLLQSEAVLIGSPREADGTETLLRRLRGVMVARRYVMVDYDLPASLVDEAVAIAGGIESPTISPLRDPAWVAVRVMVERRRVNQIMDALYAIGARAILVTAIHNARL is encoded by the coding sequence ATGCTGCGAATCGCCGTGCCGAACAAGGGCTCGCTGGCCGACACCGCCGCCGACATGCTCGCCGAAGCGGGCTACACCGGCCGTCGTGACCCGAAGGACCTGCACGTCATCGACCCGGTCAACGAGGTCGAGTTCTTCTATCTGCGTCCCAAGGACATCGCGACCTACGTCGGCTCCGGCGCGCTGGATGTCGGCATCACCGGCCGCGACCTGCTGCTGGATGCCCGCATGCCGGGTGCCCGCGAGATCGAGGCTCTCGGGTTCGGCGCGTCGACGTTCCGCTTTGCCGGCCCTCCCGGACGATTCACCGCCCTCGCCGACCTCGACGGGCTGCGCGTCGCCACCGCCTACCCGGGCCTCGTGGACGCATACCTCGACGAGCGCGGCGTGGCCGTGGACCTCGTCCCGCTCGACGGCGCGGTCGAATCCGCCGTGCAGCTGGGCGTCGCCGACGCCGTCGCCGATGTCGTCTCGACGGGCACGACCCTGCGCCAGGCGGGGCTCGAGATCTTCGGTCCCGTGCTGCTGCAGTCCGAGGCGGTGCTGATCGGATCTCCCCGCGAGGCGGACGGCACCGAGACCCTGCTGCGGCGCCTGCGCGGCGTCATGGTCGCGCGCCGGTACGTCATGGTCGACTACGACCTGCCGGCATCCCTCGTCGACGAGGCCGTCGCGATCGCCGGCGGCATCGAGTCCCCGACCATCTCGCCGCTGCGCGATCCGGCCTGGGTCGCAGTGCGCGTCATGGTCGAGCGTCGTCGGGTGAACCAGATCATGGATGCCCTCTATGCGATCGGCGCCCGCGCGATCCTGGTGACCGCGATCCACAACGCGAGGCTCTGA
- the fmt gene encoding methionyl-tRNA formyltransferase codes for MRLVFAGTPEPAVPSLHALVAAPGHDVVGVVTRTDAPLGRKRVLTPSPVAQAAAERGIPTIKTDRLDAAATDAIGALQPELGVIVAYGGLVREPLLSLPPHGWINLHFSLLPRWRGAAPVQHALIAGDRTTGASVFQLVAELDAGDVYGEVAYDVPAGATAGELLTTLADMGAGLLVDVVDAIAAGTARAVPQVGDPTYAGKLTLADGALDWHQPARRVVDRVHGTTPEPGAHTTVDGQRLKVLGAEVVETAEVADLAPGRIGLVGRDVVVGTTDGGVRLVRVQPAGKGAMDAADWWRGARLTDAVAGS; via the coding sequence ATGCGTCTCGTCTTCGCGGGTACCCCCGAACCCGCCGTCCCGTCCCTCCACGCCCTCGTCGCCGCGCCCGGCCACGACGTCGTCGGCGTCGTGACGCGCACCGATGCGCCGCTCGGCCGCAAGCGCGTGCTGACGCCGTCGCCCGTCGCGCAGGCCGCGGCCGAACGCGGCATCCCCACGATCAAAACCGATCGCCTCGATGCGGCGGCGACGGATGCCATCGGCGCCCTGCAGCCCGAACTCGGCGTGATCGTCGCCTACGGCGGGCTCGTTCGCGAACCCCTGCTGTCCCTGCCGCCCCACGGCTGGATCAATCTGCACTTCTCCCTGCTGCCGCGCTGGCGGGGCGCCGCTCCCGTGCAGCACGCGCTCATCGCGGGCGATCGCACCACGGGCGCGAGCGTGTTCCAGCTCGTGGCCGAGCTCGACGCGGGCGATGTCTACGGCGAGGTCGCCTACGACGTGCCCGCCGGTGCCACGGCCGGAGAACTGCTCACGACCCTCGCCGACATGGGCGCCGGGCTGCTCGTCGACGTCGTCGACGCCATCGCCGCCGGCACCGCGCGCGCCGTCCCGCAGGTGGGGGACCCCACGTACGCCGGCAAGCTGACCCTCGCCGACGGCGCGCTCGATTGGCATCAGCCCGCGCGCCGCGTCGTGGATCGGGTGCACGGGACGACCCCCGAGCCCGGCGCTCACACGACGGTGGACGGGCAGCGGCTGAAGGTGCTCGGAGCCGAGGTCGTCGAAACCGCCGAGGTCGCCGATCTCGCTCCCGGACGCATCGGGCTCGTCGGGCGCGATGTCGTCGTGGGGACGACGGATGGGGGAGTGCGCCTGGTGCGCGTGCAGCCTGCGGGGAAGGGCGCGATGGATGCCGCCGACTGGTGGCGCGGCGCGCGGCTGACCGATGCGGTGGCCGGATCATGA
- a CDS encoding DUF6704 family protein: MSNHIGDPGHGHSPAAWTAVVIMLLAFVLGTLFFWLDMPALVWASAGLLVVGAIVGWAMAKAGYGAHGDKYAPKQH; this comes from the coding sequence ATGAGCAACCACATCGGCGACCCCGGCCACGGACACTCCCCGGCAGCGTGGACCGCCGTCGTCATCATGCTGCTCGCCTTCGTGCTCGGCACGCTCTTCTTCTGGCTCGACATGCCCGCGCTCGTCTGGGCCTCGGCCGGACTGCTCGTCGTCGGCGCCATCGTCGGCTGGGCCATGGCCAAGGCCGGCTACGGGGCCCACGGCGACAAGTACGCCCCGAAGCAGCATTGA
- a CDS encoding phosphoribosyl-ATP diphosphatase — MKTFDALFAELSAKAEQRPEGSGTVAELDAGVHAIGKKIVEEAAEVWMAAEYESQDAAAEEISQLLYHLQVLMLAKGLSLQDVYRHL, encoded by the coding sequence GTGAAGACGTTCGACGCCCTGTTCGCCGAGCTGTCCGCCAAGGCGGAGCAGCGCCCCGAGGGATCGGGCACCGTGGCCGAGCTGGATGCCGGTGTCCACGCGATCGGGAAGAAGATCGTCGAAGAGGCCGCCGAGGTGTGGATGGCCGCGGAGTACGAGTCGCAGGATGCCGCCGCTGAGGAGATCTCGCAGCTGCTGTACCACCTGCAGGTGCTGATGCTGGCCAAGGGCCTGAGCCTGCAGGACGTCTACCGACATCTGTGA
- the rpe gene encoding ribulose-phosphate 3-epimerase — protein MTATADVRVNPSILAADFVNMQAELARIATADFVHVDVMDNHFVPNLTFGPQMVGRIQQTSPVPLDVHLMIDDPARWAPEYAELGAASVTFHLEAATDPVALARRLRAIGARAGVAVKPGTPVEGLFEVLDEFDQILVMTVEPGFGGQSFMPETMPKLRSLADEARRRGSAVWLQVDGGIGESTIAQAAEAGADTFVAGSAVFGAADPQAAITALRSAAALAHRH, from the coding sequence GTGACCGCCACCGCCGACGTCCGCGTCAATCCGAGCATCCTCGCCGCCGATTTCGTGAACATGCAGGCGGAGCTCGCCCGCATCGCCACCGCCGACTTCGTGCACGTCGACGTCATGGACAACCATTTCGTCCCGAACCTCACGTTCGGCCCGCAGATGGTCGGCCGCATCCAGCAGACGAGCCCCGTGCCGCTCGACGTCCACCTGATGATCGACGACCCTGCCCGGTGGGCGCCGGAGTACGCCGAGCTCGGCGCGGCGTCGGTGACCTTCCACCTCGAGGCCGCCACCGATCCCGTCGCCCTCGCCCGCCGCCTGCGCGCCATCGGCGCGCGTGCGGGCGTCGCCGTCAAGCCGGGCACCCCGGTGGAGGGCCTGTTCGAGGTGCTCGACGAGTTCGACCAGATCCTGGTGATGACCGTGGAGCCCGGATTCGGCGGCCAGTCGTTCATGCCCGAGACCATGCCCAAGCTGCGCTCGCTCGCCGACGAGGCCCGCCGGCGCGGAAGCGCCGTGTGGCTGCAGGTCGACGGCGGCATCGGCGAATCGACCATCGCACAGGCCGCCGAAGCGGGCGCCGACACGTTCGTCGCGGGCTCCGCGGTGTTCGGCGCCGCCGACCCGCAGGCCGCGATCACGGCCCTCCGCTCCGCGGCCGCGCTCGCCCACCGGCACTGA
- the hisF gene encoding imidazole glycerol phosphate synthase subunit HisF: MTLACRVIPCLDVAAGRVVKGVNFENLRDMGDPVELARLYFAQGADEITFLDVTATVDQRATTYDVVRRTAEEVFIPLTVGGGVRTVDDVARLLAVGADKIGVNSAAIARPALIDEIADRFGAQVLVLSLDVTRSPDTASGFVVTTHGGRTRTQLDALDWAREAIARGAGELLVNSIDADGTKQGFDLELIGAMRELSRVPVIASGGAGDVTHFAPAVHAGADAVLAASVFHSGQLTVGEVKDALAADGIVVRTQQVMS, encoded by the coding sequence ATGACGCTGGCCTGCCGCGTCATCCCCTGCCTCGACGTCGCCGCCGGGCGCGTGGTGAAGGGCGTGAACTTCGAGAACCTGCGCGACATGGGCGATCCCGTCGAGCTGGCACGACTGTACTTCGCGCAGGGCGCCGACGAGATCACCTTCCTCGACGTGACCGCCACGGTCGACCAGCGCGCGACGACCTACGACGTCGTGCGCCGCACCGCCGAAGAGGTGTTCATCCCGCTCACCGTCGGCGGGGGAGTGCGCACCGTCGACGACGTCGCGCGGCTGCTGGCGGTGGGCGCCGACAAGATCGGGGTGAACTCCGCCGCCATCGCGCGCCCCGCGCTCATCGACGAGATCGCCGACCGCTTCGGCGCCCAGGTGCTCGTGCTGTCGCTCGATGTCACGCGCTCGCCCGATACCGCGTCGGGCTTCGTCGTGACCACCCACGGCGGCCGCACCCGCACCCAGCTCGATGCGCTCGACTGGGCCCGCGAGGCCATCGCGCGCGGCGCAGGCGAACTGCTCGTCAATTCCATCGACGCCGACGGCACGAAGCAGGGCTTCGACCTCGAGCTGATCGGCGCCATGCGCGAGCTCTCCCGTGTGCCGGTGATCGCCTCGGGCGGCGCCGGCGACGTCACGCACTTCGCGCCGGCGGTGCACGCGGGCGCGGACGCGGTGCTCGCCGCGTCGGTGTTCCACTCCGGGCAGCTCACCGTCGGCGAGGTCAAGGACGCATTGGCCGCCGACGGCATCGTCGTGCGCACGCAGCAGGTGATGTCATGA